In Methanobrevibacter sp., the genomic window GTTTAAAATATTGGAAATTTCATTGGCAATCCTTTCCAATTCAATGGAATTTATCAGATTTTTATTGACCTCATAATTTTTATAGAGGGAAGTCGCATCCTTATAAAATTCCTTTTGCGGTCCTTTAAAGAAGTTTAAAACAGGATTTATGTCATCAGCCAAATCTAAAATTTCATCCTCTTCATCAGAAACTGTCCTGTAGAATGATTCTATGGTATTTATGGCAAGTATTGACTTAAAGAACTGTTCAGCTTCAATTAGAATGTTCTTACCAGGATAACTGTCTAATATATTGTATTCCACCAACAAATCGTTGGAAATTTCAGAGACCAAATCATTCAATTTACTTTTAAATGAATCCATAAGTTCTTCATCATTGTCTGGAGCATTTGTGGTGTCAAACAATTCCTTATACACCGATTTGGCAGATTTTATTTGATTTATTGGAGTGTCTGCTTTTTCCTTAACCAAAATCTTATCCCTGAATTCTGTTTTTGTTAAGAAGTCCAATATTTTTTCTGCATTATACTTATTGAGAGTAATGTTCTCATTATTTTTTATTAGTGAAATTGAGTTTTGGGAAAACAGCTTTGCAATTAGCCATTCAATATCCAGATCTGTGTATCCGTAAGGGGCTGAAGAGAATTTATTCAAAAGATCCTTGATTGAAATCTTTTCATGAATGTCTGATTTTAATTTTACATAATTATATAAATCCTCTTCTGCATTTCTAACGCTAGTATCGGACAATGTCTGTTGTGTTTCACCCTTAATAACCTTTAGAATATCCGATTTTTCTGGAGCAAAGTCTTTGAAATAACCTAACTTGGAAAATACATGTTTTATTAAAAGACCCATAGCCTCATTTACTCTTTCGTTTGAATTTTTCTCAAGAATATCGATTTTTTGGCCTTTGATGTATACGTCAGCGTTTTTCAATGCTTCTTCAAGTAACACTTCAGAACGTGAAACTTTATCACTATATTCTGCCTGCTTTACAGTTTTTAATTCAGGTTTGATAGTGGCGTTATTTTTTTGTAAATATTTCCTAATCTGTAAAATTTCAGTAATTTCTTCAAATACGGTTAAATCACTACCTAAATAAAAAATTGCCTCATTTTTATCATTTGATAGTTGTTTAAGATGATATTCCATATTGGTATCCAAATCATCTCCATCGAGACTCATCTGACCTGTGGAAATGTCATTTTCATAATAAGGAGTTATTATTCTGATTCCAATATCATTTGTCTGTTTTCCAACCAGTTTGTCATCAATTATTTTATTGAATGAGAAATTGTAACGGTTTGAATGCTTGATTTTCCTGTCTGTAAGCAGCTTCTGGAAAATGAAATTGCCTGCATCATCGAGAATTTCCCCAACTTCAACATTTTCATTTTTAATCTCCCTATTCAAATCCTGTTCCTCATTGGTAAGGAAGGAGTAAATTTCACCGTTTTTCTGAATAAGTGTTTCTGTAAGTAGTTTTCTTAGAGACTTTTCAATCTTGTTTTTCAGATCAATCTTATCGTCACGAATATTGGAAACCATTAAAGTTGCAATATTTTCAACATTACCCTTAATTTCCTTAACATATTTAATTAAGAATAGTGTTTTAAGAACCCTTACATCAAAATAGTTTAACCTGTCATTTTTATATGCTTTTATGATTACTCCACTATGAGAGTGGTCGACAAATTTTTCCAAGGCATCGTAGAAAATGTCAAATGGAACTAAAGCTCCCATTTCAGCATCTTTCATTTTAATTGCAGATTCCTGGAAAAGTGCAAGCATTGACCTTTCACCTTCAGCCAAATGCTTTCCTGATGCTCCATGTTCTCTAATGGATGTCAAGACTGATTGTAATAAATTAAACTGATAAGGGATAAAAGGATATATTGAAGCAAAATCAGAACCGCTAATATATGTTTTCATCTCAGCACTATCTTTAAATGTTATCAAATTTTTAATAACAGGCTCCACACCAACATAATAATTCTCCAAATCATAAAAGGAACTATCGGTCTTTGTTAGAATCCTTTTACGGATGACCTCATCAACATTTGCAGATGAAAGTGAAAGTCTTGTTTTGAATCTTCCCTGAATTTTGGAGAAATCCTGACCCTTGACTGAGATGATTTCATCAATATTCTGCTGGCTTGTAACTATAATCCAAGCGTTTCCCCTACATTTAATACCTAAATCCTCTGTTAAGGATTGTAGATTAAGCATTAATGGAGTGCTGTCACCAATATACTGTCCAACCTCATCAACCAAGAACACAAGTTTGTGGTTAGGGCCTTTGCTGTTGCAATAATCGTTGATTTCATCTGCAAATTTCTCAATTGATATGTTGTAGTTGTCTTCAGCCTTATCTGCCCAATTGTTCGCGGCCTCTTCACTCATGTAGCCAATCTTGACAAGAGCTTCGATTACAGAATCCCTTATGAAATAAAAGTCATCACGTGAGTTTTCCCAACTTTCGTCTTCTATTTCTTCAAAAGCCTGTTTGAATTCATCATACCTACCATTTTTTTCAAGATTTTTTTCAAAATCAGCAATGAAAGCATATTCGCTACAATATCCTCTAAATTCATTGAATACCTTAACAAAAACGTCCAGGATTTTGGTGCTTTCAGAAGAAGATGTAGAACTTTTTGAATCTATGTTAAATAGAATGACTTCAGTGCTTACATTTGTGGCAGAGCTCATGTCTGCCAAAATCATTGGATCATCAATTTTTTCATCTTCTTTAAAGAAGTCTATAGGTCTGCGACCTTTAACTACCATATTACTATCTAAAATATAAGACAATATTTTTAAAAAGTGAGATTTACCACTACCGAAGAATCCTGAAATCCAAACACCAATATCGTCAGTATTGGTATTTAGTGCACGATTATAATTTGAGAAAAATTCTCTGAAATGCTTTAAAAGTTCAGAAGTAACTACATACTCATTCAATTCCTGATACTGGTTTTCCTCGTCATTTTGACCAACCTTAATAACACCTTTAATATCCCTATCAATTGGTTTTTTAAACATCTCTTTAACTTGCATAACCTCACTCCACTAATTTAAATGCCCTATAATAATTATTACTTTCCAGAGTATTGAATAGCCTCAAGTCATTGCCAGAATATGTTCCTGGGAAAAATAGAATAACAGGAACTTGATCTAAAACCTGATGTAAATTATTTAAAACCTGATGTGACCTGAGCAACGGATAAGCCTTACCAACTCCTGTTAAGAAAACAATAGCATTTTCTTCAGGAGTGTTTTCCAAAATATAGTTAACAATTAAGTTTGAATCCTGAGACAATTTAAGTGATTTGACAACAGCCCTTTTCACGAATTCTTTTCCCTTTTTCTCTTCAAACTTGAAGGTTTTTTCTAAAAAATTTTTTTCCTTTAAAATTCCTATTATAATATCATATAAGTCGAAATTAATTATTTTAAATGACAAATCGTCTTTAGAGTTAATCCTATTAACGATTTCATCGACTTTTTTTCTAACCTTCAATTCGTCTTCAGGATCATAATCAAAGACATAATAGCCCACTTCATTTCCCAGGCCTTTATTTTCCAAAAAGGACTCTTTTTTTATTTTATCGTAAACCTCTTCGAATCTTTCATCCAAAACCATGCCATCACCTAATTTACAAAAATAGCCTCGATAAAAGCCCCATAATTCTCATTTAGCAGCATTGCTTTCAAATCCAAATCTATGAAAGGTATTGAAAACATATCATCTTCAATCAGAAGATTTGATTCTCTCAATATTGTTTTATAACCTGATTTAAGTTTTTTTAAAGTAACTTCTTGCCAATTAGCAACTTTTTCACTTTGCATTGCTTTATTTTCAAAAAATATCTCAAAATCAGAATTTTCCAATTTGAAGTTTCCTAAAATCATATGATCCCTAAAAACTTCCCTGATAAATTCAAAAAACAACATATCATTTTTTAAAATAGAAACTAAAACAAAGAATCTAGCAGAATCAGTATCTACTTGTAAAAATTTTTCAAGTAATTCATCAGAAAAACCATCAAGTCTTTTAAATAGAGTATTAACAATTTCTTTTCTACGTCTTTCAGAATTTAATTGAAAAATATTATCATCTAAAGATAACTCCATTATTTCTTTTTTATCTAAACCATCTAACAATAGTTCTGCCATTTTTTTTGTTTCGAAAAACCAAAAAGGCAAATATGAAAGTTGCATTGTGTAATTCAAAAGTATACCTCATAAAATTATATTTATATATATGATGTGATTATAATAATAAACTTTATGTGAAAAGAAAAAGTAAAATGTTTGATATTTGGTTTAAAAATAGTCATAATAATTTAAAATATTAATTATAAATTAATCTAAATCATAAAAATATTAATCGTGAAATAAAATATTGTTTATAAAACCCAAATTTTCCTCATCATATGAATCAGATTTTTCATAAATGTCCGCGTAAAATTCGTTTTTATAATCAAACGATTTGAAAACAAACTCATCAGACTGCTTTTCATAATCATTCAATGATAGTTCATTATTAAAAAGAATCAACTCTAGAAAATCATAAAATAATGTTTCAATCAATGAAAAACATTCATCAAGCATATTCTTTTTCAGCAAATAATCGGCCATCAGCTTTAAGGAGACGAAATCATAAAATTCCTCTTGAAACTCATGATTTTTACGAAAGAAATCTTCGGTTTTCTCCAGCAGATAACCTATCTTTTCTTGATTGTGATTTTCATTAATATTTTTAAAGGAATCATGTAAATCTAAAAAATTAATATCCTGAGCCATTATTTATCATTGTCTAGAAATATGTTTTAGACTGCTTAAAAAGAATTTCTTTCAATTGAGATAATAAGGCTCAATGAAGGCAATTTTCCATCTATAGCTCAATATATTCAAAGTCCATGAAGGATTCGTTGAAGTTGTAGAATTCAACCTTCCTCATGTCCACTAGTGTGTTCAAGTAATACATTGCGCTTTCGTAGTTTTCCTCGTTCTTGTGGAAATTGAAGTTTTCGCAGATCAATCCTATGATTTCCGGGTTGAAGTCTACCCATATTCCGTTCCTGAATGCTCTGCTGTAATCTCCTTCAAGGACTTCCCCTATGATTTCCACCTTTTCATAGTCTGAAGTTCTCAAATAATACTCTTCTAGAACATAATACAGTTCCCTCATGTTCTCGACCCTGTAGGCGTACTTGAATCCCAGGTCGATTGTTTTTCTGCATTTCTCCAAATCATTTTCAAGGTAATACAAACTCAGTTCAATGAGGTTGTCCACGTTTACCGGATTTAGGCAATATGACTTCTTGAAGTGCTTCAGGGCCTCTTCACTCCTACCATTATCATTCAGTATCACCGCATATGCCATGAACATTCTTGCAAGGTCATGGCGAGCAATGAAGGCTGTCTCGTCGAAGTACTGCCTGAATATGTCCTTTTCTATCTGTGATGTTACGTAGTCATCTTCACAAGTATAGCCTGAAATCATCTCCTCGATTTCGGATATCCTGTCTTCACCCATCTTGGACTCTTCAATTAGCCTTTCGCATTTTCCTGCAATCTCGTCTAGGTATTCTGTCATTCTTGCTGAGAAGATTTCCCTGTCGAAGCCTTCAAGGTTCTTGAGATATTCCTTCAGGATAACCTCCGAAAGCTCCGGATCATCCTTATGGCTTTCAAACTGATTTTTAAGGTATCTTCTGTTGACGCTTCTGCTTGAATCCATCTTTGATAGAATCCTGAGAATCCTCTGGTCCTGGTTTTCCACTATCCTGAAGTCGGAATCGATGAGAACCCTTTCCCCATCCTCCAGACGGCCAATGAACTTGTCATCATGAATGTTTTCAAGCTTTATCCTAACCCCGTCAAGATATATAACCAGCGGGTTCAAATCATCCCTATACTCATCCAGATCGGAATTTCTGCATATTTCCTCAATCCTTTCGTTTCTGATGAATGGCAGGCAGCCGTAGTACTTTTCCCGGAACTTGCTTCCAAGGTCGTCTGCGAAGATGAAATCTGAATCCGCCACCTCATGAAGGGGAATTGTGTGTTCCGGAGATTCCTGTGGGAATAGCTTGTACTCCCAGATGTCCTGTACCTTGTGCATCGAGATGTTGTTCTGCTCGTCCAGTGATGCTGTTGTGAGTTTTATTATGTGAACTCCGTTGGACAGCGGGAAAACGTATCCGAAAACCAGATTTGAGTTGATGTAGCTGATCTTGTATAGTGCGTCAATGTTCTGTGCGTGGTTTTCTTCCTGGAAAAGTATGAATCTTCCTACTACTTCACTTATTGGATAATCTTTAAGAGCGCCTTTGCTTTTGAATTTTAAATTCACTTTGTCACCTAAAATTAGACTTAAATTTAAAATCTCCTTCCTAAAAATAGCATATTGATTAAATGTTTTTTGATTATCCAATATAATACTATTTGTTTATACCCTGTTTTGAAATCGGAATGACAGCATCCATTATTGAAAATAGTGATTATAACATTTTTTTGAGCATTGATCGGATGAACATGATTGTTTTTTTGGATGGGAGGCTTGGCCAAAATTATAAATTTCATTAAGGTATTGCTCTTTCTTGAAAGAATTTAAAACAAAGCGTTCTGATTAACTTATTGGGTATTTTTGTAATAGTTGAAATATTCAAAAAATAATTTTGGCAGCCCCTCCAAATATTTTAAAAAGATTCCGTTTTTAGGTCTCTTTTTGAATTATTCATCAAGCAATCTTGGATTTTTGGAATTGTTCTTGCTGATGACTTTTTTACCTAACTGCTTTTCAAGATTCTCACGGGCACTGCCTGCAATATTTCCCCCTCTTTGTGCCACATCTTTACTTTCCTCAAAACCCTGTGGACTTTCTGCACGACTGATTTCAGTAGTGGAAACTTCAGCCAACATGTTTAAAACAAGTTCTGTGTTGGTCATGTTATCTCTGAGACTTTCCTTTCTCAATCCTTTATAATCCTTATATTCTCTTGTTGTCATTCCA contains:
- a CDS encoding tetratricopeptide repeat protein, giving the protein MNLKFKSKGALKDYPISEVVGRFILFQEENHAQNIDALYKISYINSNLVFGYVFPLSNGVHIIKLTTASLDEQNNISMHKVQDIWEYKLFPQESPEHTIPLHEVADSDFIFADDLGSKFREKYYGCLPFIRNERIEEICRNSDLDEYRDDLNPLVIYLDGVRIKLENIHDDKFIGRLEDGERVLIDSDFRIVENQDQRILRILSKMDSSRSVNRRYLKNQFESHKDDPELSEVILKEYLKNLEGFDREIFSARMTEYLDEIAGKCERLIEESKMGEDRISEIEEMISGYTCEDDYVTSQIEKDIFRQYFDETAFIARHDLARMFMAYAVILNDNGRSEEALKHFKKSYCLNPVNVDNLIELSLYYLENDLEKCRKTIDLGFKYAYRVENMRELYYVLEEYYLRTSDYEKVEIIGEVLEGDYSRAFRNGIWVDFNPEIIGLICENFNFHKNEENYESAMYYLNTLVDMRKVEFYNFNESFMDFEYIEL
- the brxC gene encoding BREX system P-loop protein BrxC; this translates as MQVKEMFKKPIDRDIKGVIKVGQNDEENQYQELNEYVVTSELLKHFREFFSNYNRALNTNTDDIGVWISGFFGSGKSHFLKILSYILDSNMVVKGRRPIDFFKEDEKIDDPMILADMSSATNVSTEVILFNIDSKSSTSSSESTKILDVFVKVFNEFRGYCSEYAFIADFEKNLEKNGRYDEFKQAFEEIEDESWENSRDDFYFIRDSVIEALVKIGYMSEEAANNWADKAEDNYNISIEKFADEINDYCNSKGPNHKLVFLVDEVGQYIGDSTPLMLNLQSLTEDLGIKCRGNAWIIVTSQQNIDEIISVKGQDFSKIQGRFKTRLSLSSANVDEVIRKRILTKTDSSFYDLENYYVGVEPVIKNLITFKDSAEMKTYISGSDFASIYPFIPYQFNLLQSVLTSIREHGASGKHLAEGERSMLALFQESAIKMKDAEMGALVPFDIFYDALEKFVDHSHSGVIIKAYKNDRLNYFDVRVLKTLFLIKYVKEIKGNVENIATLMVSNIRDDKIDLKNKIEKSLRKLLTETLIQKNGEIYSFLTNEEQDLNREIKNENVEVGEILDDAGNFIFQKLLTDRKIKHSNRYNFSFNKIIDDKLVGKQTNDIGIRIITPYYENDISTGQMSLDGDDLDTNMEYHLKQLSNDKNEAIFYLGSDLTVFEEITEILQIRKYLQKNNATIKPELKTVKQAEYSDKVSRSEVLLEEALKNADVYIKGQKIDILEKNSNERVNEAMGLLIKHVFSKLGYFKDFAPEKSDILKVIKGETQQTLSDTSVRNAEEDLYNYVKLKSDIHEKISIKDLLNKFSSAPYGYTDLDIEWLIAKLFSQNSISLIKNNENITLNKYNAEKILDFLTKTEFRDKILVKEKADTPINQIKSAKSVYKELFDTTNAPDNDEELMDSFKSKLNDLVSEISNDLLVEYNILDSYPGKNILIEAEQFFKSILAINTIESFYRTVSDEEDEILDLADDINPVLNFFKGPQKEFYKDATSLYKNYEVNKNLINSIELERIANEISNILNMPYPYSHIQFLDNFIKQFKTENKRILELEKEPVRNDINNIRNSVDGDKEQFNQLLLKLENSTSIPEIRLMTQEAENIREKIIEKNKPKDIEEQDSKPVPAVKDVSIVSIMSKSRIDIKSEEDINMFVEILKENLKREINDYDEVRLSLR
- a CDS encoding DUF1819 family protein translates to MNYTMQLSYLPFWFFETKKMAELLLDGLDKKEIMELSLDDNIFQLNSERRRKEIVNTLFKRLDGFSDELLEKFLQVDTDSARFFVLVSILKNDMLFFEFIREVFRDHMILGNFKLENSDFEIFFENKAMQSEKVANWQEVTLKKLKSGYKTILRESNLLIEDDMFSIPFIDLDLKAMLLNENYGAFIEAIFVN
- a CDS encoding DUF1788 domain-containing protein gives rise to the protein MVLDERFEEVYDKIKKESFLENKGLGNEVGYYVFDYDPEDELKVRKKVDEIVNRINSKDDLSFKIINFDLYDIIIGILKEKNFLEKTFKFEEKKGKEFVKRAVVKSLKLSQDSNLIVNYILENTPEENAIVFLTGVGKAYPLLRSHQVLNNLHQVLDQVPVILFFPGTYSGNDLRLFNTLESNNYYRAFKLVE